The window ACTGACGATCAACGTCTGACCCGGCCTCAGATTAACCCGTTCACTTAAGCTCCGTACGGTGGTATACGGCATCTCCATTTTGGTTCTTCCGTCCTCAGATGACTCTTTGCGCAACTGAGCCGGATCGGAGTGACTGAAGTTAAATTGCAGTTGGATATCCCCTTCATCACGGATATCAGGCAATAGCGTCATCTGCGTCCCCGTAGTGATGCTTCCGGGTTCCATGTCCGTCGTGGCATAATTTTCAGACACAGTTGTTTTCTGGTTACGCAGGTAAACCATTTGCCCCGCAATCTGAAATGGTGCAGGAACCAAATTAGTCGTCGTTGCCTCATGAGCCATCACAACAGACACCTTGCCTTGCGTCTCTAACGCCCGAAACAACGCCGTCGTGCCTGCAAATTTTCCATCAATAACATTGATACCTGCGGATGAAATCGAAGTAGTAGCCGTTGGCGTCCCTGCCAACGTTAAGCCAAATCGATCGAGACGCTTAGCAACGACAGACCAGTCCAGTGACGTCTGACTGGAACCTTTGCGCTGAACCGAATAGACGCTGACCATAAGCTTGACCATCCGATTCATACGCACATTCAGGTTGTCGATATAACCCTCAACTCTGTCCAGTACCTGGGGAACATCTGTTACAACAAGTTCGCCCGTTGAACCAGAAAGGTGCCAGCTCCCCGATGGACTGATCATCGACTTAATGGATTGACCGATGTCATTATGAATTTTGCTTTCCAGCTTAACGCTAGTGCTCTGTCCTGAATTCTGGCTGCCGCTTACCGAGCTATTATCACCTCCGGCTGTCGAGCTACTAGTGCCGGTCAAGTTGGAATTCATGGATGTTTCAGCGTTGAGAACCTTTAATCGGTAAGTTCGCGTGTCCAGGTAATACAGCACCACCTGATTGTTTTCGAATTTCCAGTTAAGCCCCGTACGCGATGTGATTTGGTCCAGTGCCCCACCGAGAGGCTCACCTTCCCAACTGATATCAGTAATCAGTCCCGCACCGATATTCGGTGAAAATGACGAGGTAGACGTTACGCCGCCAATACTGGCCAGTGCGGGACGCCCACCGTCATCCGGACGAGGAAGTGCCCCTTGGATAGCGCGAGTCGCCCCAGCGCCCCCCTGTGATGCTGAGCCGGATAGCGCACTCATGGCGTCAGGCGTTATCACAACAGGGAACCCGCAACTGCGGGTAATACGCTGGCCAACCTCATACAGAGACAAGCTGCCATCAATAATCAATGTCAGGCTGCATGGAGGTAACTTGACCTGTTGCGCCCGTGCACTGACACGAATAGGACGGGGATTGACCCAGGGCTCGTCAACCCAGACAAGTGAAGGAGAGGAAGGCTGTGTGCGAGATAATCCATGTAACTGCTCAGCCGTTCGGATATCCCGCTCCGCTTGCTCATCTGCCCCCCTAAACCCGTTGGTAGCACAACCATTCAGGACGGTAGAAACAAGCAATGCCAGCGCAACGTTCCGGTATGTAAAATGCGGGGTAAATTGTGACATCGTCTTCTCTTAGTTGATGTATACCAAAGAGCCTTCCGTGATGCCGGCAGGCAATGGAACTGGCCAGGGAGCGGGGTCAACAAGAGTATTCACACGCCCTTCGTTGATACGAGCCAGAAGCCGTGAGTCGCGTGATAATTCACGTAACACCCTGGCCATACCTGGTTTTTCTTTTGCCCACACGAAAACTCGTCCGTTATATTCGGTGCAGTAAATGTCTGGGTTATCTTCCAAACCAGGGATTGAAAGCAGATTCGAAGGACGGTTCCCGGGACATAAGGACAGGACATTTCCCCCCAGAGCTTTTAACCTTCCTAGCGTGTTGGCTGTCTGAAGCATTTGGCGTGCCGTAGAAGTTTCTATGACCGTATCCACCGACAAATCACCAGTAGAGCGTGCCCCCTGGTATCCGCCAACCAGGACTAACAACGCCATTAACACCAACATGCCTTGCATCAGTTCAGCCCTGTTCTTAGGGGTTTATCAGAGACCACAACAACACACTGGCTGCGGTTAGCGAGGCCATAGAGCGGGGTATCCACTTTCCCATCCACCCTTTCTGGTCCATATAAATAAAAAATGCGGTTCACAAATGCATCGAAACTGCCATGGATAACCAGACGAGGCGGCAAGGGGTAATCGACATTGATCGGCCAAACAACGGCCCATTTACCGCCATACGGGCAATCCACCGTGGAGGCCTGCCGCGTCAAAAACTCACGTAATGTGGTGGTGCCCGGCTCTGCTTTCCAGACGGGTGTAATAACTGGTGCGGACTTGGGTTCAGAAGCTAGGGCTGGAGACGCTACTGGCGTCGGGACCACAGGTGCAACTACTGCTGGGCTCGTCTTAGACGACGTCGAAAGCAACGTTGCCGTTTCATCTTTTTTTGGCGGCTGCGCGACAGGAGCCGGCGGCAATGCTGTCGTCGGTGCCAGGATTGATTTTGCAGCTGGAGCTGGAGCGACTGAGGATTTTACAGGTGATGGCAGCGCAGACAACGGGGCTGTTTGGGCGGCAGCAGAAGGTTTCGATATGGAGGCAGAAGCGACCGGCTTGTTCACAGAAACAGGTACCCCCGTGGCCAATACCGAAGGTTTACTCTCTGTCGCTGTCGGCGAAAGCGTTGTCAGGGTTGGTACAGGTAAGGGTTGGCTGTCCGGTTTTAACATGCCTGACTTCGTCTGCGCCCCTGGGTTCGTAAAAGGATTTCCGGAAGTGCGAGGCGGGACAGAAATGGCCGATTTAACGGGGGAAGTAGACAATGATGCAGAAGCGGCCGGAGCAAACGAACGATATTCGTCACGCAGAGCAAAGCAGACTTCACGATTCACATCGTCAACTCGTAGCCGCCACGCGGGCCCCGCAACTATCTGCAACGCTTCACTGAGACGAACCGGACCAATATTGCGCTGGACACCTGGCAAAGGTCGACCAAGCAGCTCAGAAAACGTTGATGACGTTGAGGGGCACAACGAATAACCAGACTCCAGCAACAAATAACGAAATCCATCCCCGACGCTACGCACCAGTTGCGGCGGCATCGTGATGTCGATAACTTGGTTGAGTGGATCGCGTTGTGAATCTGCAGGGCGAGTGCTGACCAGTGTGTAACGGTCATAACGCACGACTTCAGGTGAACGATTTTGATAAATATCGTTCGTCCTTGGCTGCACAGCTGGGCGGGAAACTGAAGAGGTTGTTTGTTGTGCACACCCCACTACCAGCATTGCAGCAGAAAGGCATGCCAGCGTCGTCGTAGCTGGCGTATTTCGAGGGTGCCGCATAGGTCTTGTCATCAGTCTCCACCGTGTTTAAGAGAAATCTCAAAATCAGGTGGTTATTCTGCCGACAAGCCCGGACTGAACAACGCTAAACTAAAAACGAGCTCAGAAAAGAAAAACGCTGACCGAAGCCAGCGTTAGTGTCCCATAGCTACATGAGAAAGGTTAATTTGGCCAAAACTCAGAATACAGCACATCTTCTACCGTCCAGATTTGCTCGTCCGGTAAGTTTTCCAGCTGTGTTTCCGACGCCGCAATGGCCACGGCTTTAGACCAGATCACATCATACCAATCAGGGTCATTCAGTTTGGTTTTCAGGCTCGGAGACTCTTTCAGCGCGTATGCCACATCTTTACGCTGCGCTTTGATCGTCTTTTCCCAGCTCGAACCACGACGTTCCGGTTGATATTTCCATTTCAGTAAGTGAGCAATCAAGACAGCCATGCGGCTTGCCAGCTCCCGTTGTTCGCTCTTACCCACGTCTGCAATCTCCTCCGCGATATTCTCGCAGTCGATCTCTGAAAATTTACCGGAGCGTAAAAGTTCCGCCTGCTCATTAGACCAGGCGACAACATCAGTCTCGTATCGAGTATGAGTAGTCATTTTACCCCCGAAGGATCACAGAAAAAGTAAGTGTTCTACTAAGTCTGTCATGTAAGAAAGTACCCGTCAATTTAGCTAACAAGAGCGAGAACTTCTGGATGCTGTCGCCAACGCCGATCCGCATCAGCAAGCAATAGACGGTTTGCCTGTTCCCTCATTCGTTCGGCGGTCGAATAATTATCCCATGATGCTTCAATCGCCGCTTCTTTGCGGAGTTCTTCACATTGGGAATACAACTGTTTCGCCTCAACATCACTAGAAACTGGCTTAGTCCACTGAATGCCATCCCCAGCAAAGACACCACCGAGAACCAGCTTTCCGAATCTGTCTAGAATTCTGATCTGGCCAGGATAAAAACTTTGTGGCCCACAATCATGCCCAAGGTCGGGATCATAGTAATCAGCATCTTCATCACGAAACGGCCAGCTATCACTGCTATAAAGGGTCATCAATCGATCAATCGCCTCAACAAGAGTTGCACCGCCAGAGATTTGAAGTGATTCAGTTCGGTAAAAGGAACCATAGCTCCGATCATCTTCCAGGTACTCAACACTGCCCATAACGTCAGCGGTGAACTGCCTGTTGAAGATGTCTTCGCGTAGCGAAATACCTGGTTCATAGGGTGTATGAAAAAAAGAAGGTATATTGTTGATCATAAATTCGGTTCTCCTGATTGATTAGGAGAACTTTCCCGCGGGGAAATTCTCCCGCAAGGAAAGGTAAATAAGAAAAGCGCCAGAAAAAACCTGGCGCATGAGATTAAGATACGGCATAAATCGCTTTACGACATACGCCATAGCCAAACCCCAGAAACGGTATGTCGTCGTCAAAATCCATCGGCGGTTCATTGCCAGCTGGACGTTGAGACTGAGGGGTACCACTGTGTGCCGGTGCTGCTGGCTGCTGAGGTTTTCCCCATGAAGTGTTGGCCGCACTTTGGTTGTTATTTCCGTCGTTCGGGCGAGATCCTAACATCTGCATCGTGCCACGCTGGCTGACTACAATTTCGGTCGTCCAACGATCTACACCCGCGTTATCTTGCCACTTACGTGTTTGAAGTTGCCCTTCAATGTAAACCTGAGATCCTTTACGCAAATACTCTCCGGCAATTTCTGCAAGCTTGCCAAATATCACCACACGGTGCCATTCAGTACGCTCTTTCTCTTCGCCAGTTTGTTTATCGCGCCAGGTTTCTGACGTTGCCATAGTAATACCAGTAACTGCGTTACCATTTGGCATATGACGGACTTCGGGATCCTGCCCCAAAAATCCGATAAGTGTTACTTTATTTACGCCACGTGAAGCCATAATCGTTCTCCTTCCTGTTGAAGCCCTCTGTAAATAGAGGGTTTAAGGGATGCCTGTTATCAGAATGAATTTTCCGCATACGCTTTAGAAGCTGCGGTTGCAGGGCTGTTCTGAACTGGCGTGGAGTCAGATGAATCAGACTTCTCCGCTTTGTAGACCTCTTCTTGACCCACTTTAATCCTGGTGATCTTGATTAAACGGGCTTTGAGGCTGACACGTTGTTCACCGGCATGGTCACCAGAGTTCAGCGTAAAGATGCTGGGAGACAAGTTACTCAGTGTGAAATTAATCAGCACTTTCTTATCTTCATCAACAGACTTTTCGCAGCGTTTAATCAAAGCGATGGTCTCTTTACCTGCTGGGGTCACGTCAAAGCGAACATAATTCGCATTGTCTTTCTGACCACTTAAGGCATTGATGACACAACTGATGAATGCGCCATTCGGTCCAGTAACATGGCGAATATCGCTCAGATACCCCAATCCAGTAACATTCAGATTGAAGTACTCATTGCTTTTGCCATTTTGAGTGTTAGTCGCTTGATTCTGGGTAGATTTATTTGCAGTCATGATGTTTCTCCGGAGTAAAAAATAAACAGGTAGCGGAGAAACAGTCATCCCTGGCGGGAGTATGTTTCCCGCAGGGGAGTCAAAGACAATTGAGCCTTTGACTGGCTGTATGAGTGAAGTGGGCCTTAACCGGTATTCGGTCTCTGTTTTCAAAGGTTAAACAGATTTACCGCTCGAAAGCGCCATCTCTCAGGTTAACGATGGCATTGGCATGTGATTACCCGAAGGCGTTCCTCTCAAATCACGGGAACATTAGCAGTTGTCAGAGACAACGATTGGCCTGTTAATCATTAAACCTGGTGAAAAAGAAGTCAATCTTCAAGCTATGGAAAAACTCATCACCGAAGAATGAAAATAAAAAAACCAAAAAAAAGCGGTGCCATAAGGCACCGCCATACGATCTGCACCATCGATCTTCGGTATATCTGTTTTCACAGTAGCTCCGGGGTATGTTCAGAACCCGACACTGGTTTCACGGAGTTTTAGTGCCTTCAGACTCGGCTCTCAGGTGAGGGAGCTGTCAGTCAGACTGTTCACTGACAGCGCTATGCAAACGCTGACAGAGACCGCAGTCACGGGGTGCGGCTTCAGAGCCGGATGAACAATAACAACTCATCCCCCCGCCTGCAATCAGTTAATTCTGCTTTTTCTTTCGTGTTTTAGATGCCGCATTCTTGCTCTGGCCAGGGACATTTATCATGCCCTTACAGTCTGGATATTTTTCACAACCATAAAATGCTCCTTTTGCCCCTTTTCGTAACCGCGTCTTACTACCACAAAGAGGGCAAGCAGGCGTAGGAGGAACACGAACGACAACATCTTGTTGAGTTCCCAGGGAAACCAACTGACAAATCCACTGAGTCTGTCGGGACATAAAGCTATCCAGCGTCATACTCCCTTTAGCAACCTCATCGAGCGCCTGTTCCCAAAGCGCCGTCATACCGGGCTCTTTTAACGCGTGAGGTAAAGCATCGATAAGATCCATCGCAATATCTGTTGCACGCAAGTAACGCCCTTTTATGCTGATGAAGTTACGCGCCAGTAACGTTTCGACAATCCCACCACGCGTCGCTTCTGTGCCTAACCCTGCGTTCTCTTTCAGTACTTTTTTCAGCGTTAAATCGGTCACATACGCCGCAGCGTTCATCATAGCCGCAATCAATGATTGGAATGTAAAATACTGGGGAGGCTTTGTTTTCAGTGCCTTTACCTCAGAGCCAGCCACGCCACAGTTATCTCCCTTTACGAGCATAGGTAAAGATTGGTCTTTCTCATCTGCCGCAGCCTCTTTATGTTCACCGTCATCCTGACTAAACAAACGTTTCCACCCAGGAACAACAACGACCCGCCCCGTTGTCTGAAACAGTTGGCCTCCGATATTTAGGGAAAGTCGCGTGAAATCGACTTCATGCAGAGGAAAAAACTGGGCTAGATAATGTCGTCTGATTAACACGTAAACCTGCTTTTCCTGATCGCTCATCTTCGACATGTCACAAACATGCCGTGTCGGAATGATACCGTGGTGGGCAGTCATTTTTTTGTCATCCCATATGCGGGAAACAAAACGAGTATCTAGCTGAGAAATCAACGCCTGTAGTGAGGGGTCGATTTTCACCAATGCACTCAGGACATCAGGAATTTCCTCACGCATTGACTCAGGAAGAAACCCACAATCGGTTCGCGGGTAAGACGTTGCTTTATGCGTCTCATACAGGCTCTGTGCTATGTCCAGCACTTTCTGAGGACTCATGTCCCAAAGTCTGCCGCAGGCCTGCTGTAGCGTTCCCATGGTGAACGCCAAGGGTGCAGCCTCTTTTTCTCGCTTTGTTTCCTGCTCAATTACCGTTGCCTTGCCTGTTTGTTTACAAAGCTGTGCAACTTGCTGAGCGATGTCCTGATGAATACAGCGCTTCTCTTCATCGACATACATTTTCGCTGGAACCCACTGCGCAGAGAAACGGACACCATTAGACTGTAGTGCTACCCATACTTGCCAGTAAGGTTTAGGGACGAACGTCGCTATTTCTCGCTCACGATTAACGACCATCGCCAATACAGGGGTTTGCACTCGCCCAACAGACAGAAGCCCGTCATATCCCTTATCCCTCGCTTTCACGGTATAAAGCCGGGTCAGGTTCATACCTATTAGCCAGTCCGCTCGCGAACGCCCCAGGCCAGCATAATAAAGCGGCTTTGTTTCTGAACCTGGTTTGATAGCAGCTAATGCAGCACGAATACTGGACTCATCCAATGCAGACAGCCACAAACGAAAAACGGGACCTCTCCATCCGCAATATTCCAACAGAGACCATCCGATAACTTCTCCTTCCCTATCAGCATCAGTTGATATGACGACTTCATCAACCTGCTTCAACAATCGGGAGATGACCGTGAACTGGTCTGACGATTCTGACTTCACAACCATCTGCCATACGGGGGGCAAAACCGGTAACACATCTATTCGCCACGGTTTCTCAAACTGGGTGCCATAGACTTCTGGTGAGGCGGTTTCTAAAAGGTGCCCCCGGGCCCAGGTTATGGTTATTCCTGGAGCAGATAAGAAACCTTGCCCTCGCTTTGTTGCTCCCAGTACAGCAGCGATGTCTCTGGCCTGGGAGGGTTTTTCACAGATAAAGAGGCGCACAACGTCCCTCCAGGCTACCGATTAGTGGACGTAGGAGTCGCACGCGCTTTATCGTGCATGAGCAACAAATTAACACTGGCCTCATGGATTGGCGGAGAGAATATGGAACGTTTCTTACCCAGTAATACATCACGATCGGGCTCACCTAAGGCCTCACAGGCTTTCTGCCAGGCTTCATTTTGTTCGATAGCGTCAATTCGTGACACTGGAACCGATCGGTATTTCAAAACAATCGAGTAGATCTGGCGTAGCGATCGACCATTCCCCTGAAGTAACTGATCGCGACGATTACGTGAAATCAAGCCATAGTGAAATGCCTGTAAAACCTGTTTAGCCAGTTGGTCAAACCCAATCAGCAGATAGACACAGCGATATCCCAGTGGCGAATTGCTGTATACCTTGATGTCCAGAGGCTCTTTAGCAACGGCTTCCGTCAGAGTGACTCCCCGAGGCAATACATTCATTTCCTTATCCAGGGATGCAATTTCTTCATGCATCAATGTGCTGGCCTCATTGAGTTTTTCCTCAAGAGCCAACATGGTCTTGTCAGCCCATGGGTTGTTCTTCAGCGAATCGCTGTTGATACGCGCAGCCTGATGCAGGAACCCGGGCATTCCCATAATAGGAGGACGGGCAGCAACACTATTTTCGTCATTCTGTTTTACTCTTCGGCGCCCTACCCAGAGATTGATTGCATAGTTAGTATGCAATTCAATTTTTAACTCAGACTGCAATGCACCCGTCGTCTTTCCCACTCTTTCAGCCATCGTTGTCTCTCTAACTTGTTAATTAATCAGTTAAGAAAGACTAAATAGTTAATAAAAGAGGACTCCCCCAACAACGCGAAACTCAATATTGGTTTCACGAATTTGACGCAAGCGCATCAATATGGTTGTTTTTTAGCCTTGTTGCGGGGCGCAACAAGTACGCTTTTTCACCACACGACCAAATCCACGCTAACCAGGTACCCCGAATATCACCCTAAATATCACATTGGTTGTTTTTCATACCGTGCTGCCAGTGGCAGCAAAGTACACTTTTTAACCACCACACCAAATCCGTACTAGCCAGATACCCCGCATGCCATCCTGGATATCAGGTCGCTCATTTCTTGACCTTGCTGCCACTGGCAGCAAGCACAATTTTTAACCACCTTATTTTCCAGCGTTCAATATTCTGGCTCTGATATCAGAAACCAGGCTGGAAACTCTTTCCTGACTCGCCTTGGAGGCTGGCTGCCCAGGAAGGCTTTCTGCCAGCTCAGGAGCGGGACGCTCCACCGTTGGTGTCATTGTTGCCGACGCTCTTCCCTTCGCCGTTTCAGAAAGCGCTACGCTTCCTGTTGATTGTTCTGTTTGCTCAGTTGGCAGCACCAGCCGCCCTTCCCGGGCGCATTTCATCATCGACAATAGCCAACCAAGTGGGTTGGCTAACTGCCCGCGCTTGAGCTGTGTATTCAGCATGGTCAGCAGAGCAGATGCTTGCTCAACCGGCAATACGGAGAGCTGCCTGGTCAACATGTCGGCATCATGGGGCTTGATCCGGCTGAGCAACGCTTCAGGCAGCGTTAAACGATCCCTTCCCTCGGGTACGTACGTTTTTTTATTCACACTGTGTGTGAAACTACGTACGTTACAGTTCGATTTTCGAACTTGGTTATAACCTTTTGATTTTAGACTGAGTTCGGATTCCGAACTCAGTGTATTATTGCTATTCCCATCACTAAGTTCGGATTCCGAACTCAGTGATTTTTCTCTTATCTCGCCTTGTTTTTTACTGAGTTCGGAATTCGAACCCGGTTGCATTCCCCGCTGGAGTGATGCCAGTTGAGAGGGCGTTGATGGTGAATCCAGGCGTGCCTCAA is drawn from Pectobacterium aroidearum and contains these coding sequences:
- a CDS encoding PilN family type IVB pilus formation outer membrane protein, which produces MSQFTPHFTYRNVALALLVSTVLNGCATNGFRGADEQAERDIRTAEQLHGLSRTQPSSPSLVWVDEPWVNPRPIRVSARAQQVKLPPCSLTLIIDGSLSLYEVGQRITRSCGFPVVITPDAMSALSGSASQGGAGATRAIQGALPRPDDGGRPALASIGGVTSTSSFSPNIGAGLITDISWEGEPLGGALDQITSRTGLNWKFENNQVVLYYLDTRTYRLKVLNAETSMNSNLTGTSSSTAGGDNSSVSGSQNSGQSTSVKLESKIHNDIGQSIKSMISPSGSWHLSGSTGELVVTDVPQVLDRVEGYIDNLNVRMNRMVKLMVSVYSVQRKGSSQTSLDWSVVAKRLDRFGLTLAGTPTATTSISSAGINVIDGKFAGTTALFRALETQGKVSVVMAHEATTTNLVPAPFQIAGQMVYLRNQKTTVSENYATTDMEPGSITTGTQMTLLPDIRDEGDIQLQFNFSHSDPAQLRKESSEDGRTKMEMPYTTVRSLSERVNLRPGQTLIVSGYNSRNLTTSREGAFDPDVTVAGGGKSSETDDVTLIIAVTPVLM
- the pilM gene encoding type IV pilus biogenesis protein PilM, with protein sequence MQGMLVLMALLVLVGGYQGARSTGDLSVDTVIETSTARQMLQTANTLGRLKALGGNVLSLCPGNRPSNLLSIPGLEDNPDIYCTEYNGRVFVWAKEKPGMARVLRELSRDSRLLARINEGRVNTLVDPAPWPVPLPAGITEGSLVYIN
- a CDS encoding TcpQ domain-containing protein, encoding MTRPMRHPRNTPATTTLACLSAAMLVVGCAQQTTSSVSRPAVQPRTNDIYQNRSPEVVRYDRYTLVSTRPADSQRDPLNQVIDITMPPQLVRSVGDGFRYLLLESGYSLCPSTSSTFSELLGRPLPGVQRNIGPVRLSEALQIVAGPAWRLRVDDVNREVCFALRDEYRSFAPAASASLSTSPVKSAISVPPRTSGNPFTNPGAQTKSGMLKPDSQPLPVPTLTTLSPTATESKPSVLATGVPVSVNKPVASASISKPSAAAQTAPLSALPSPVKSSVAPAPAAKSILAPTTALPPAPVAQPPKKDETATLLSTSSKTSPAVVAPVVPTPVASPALASEPKSAPVITPVWKAEPGTTTLREFLTRQASTVDCPYGGKWAVVWPINVDYPLPPRLVIHGSFDAFVNRIFYLYGPERVDGKVDTPLYGLANRSQCVVVVSDKPLRTGLN
- a CDS encoding DUF29 domain-containing protein; amino-acid sequence: MTTHTRYETDVVAWSNEQAELLRSGKFSEIDCENIAEEIADVGKSEQRELASRMAVLIAHLLKWKYQPERRGSSWEKTIKAQRKDVAYALKESPSLKTKLNDPDWYDVIWSKAVAIAASETQLENLPDEQIWTVEDVLYSEFWPN
- a CDS encoding single-stranded DNA-binding protein; translation: MASRGVNKVTLIGFLGQDPEVRHMPNGNAVTGITMATSETWRDKQTGEEKERTEWHRVVIFGKLAEIAGEYLRKGSQVYIEGQLQTRKWQDNAGVDRWTTEIVVSQRGTMQMLGSRPNDGNNNQSAANTSWGKPQQPAAPAHSGTPQSQRPAGNEPPMDFDDDIPFLGFGYGVCRKAIYAVS
- a CDS encoding STY4534 family ICE replication protein translates to MTANKSTQNQATNTQNGKSNEYFNLNVTGLGYLSDIRHVTGPNGAFISCVINALSGQKDNANYVRFDVTPAGKETIALIKRCEKSVDEDKKVLINFTLSNLSPSIFTLNSGDHAGEQRVSLKARLIKITRIKVGQEEVYKAEKSDSSDSTPVQNSPATAASKAYAENSF
- a CDS encoding DNA topoisomerase III; protein product: MRLFICEKPSQARDIAAVLGATKRGQGFLSAPGITITWARGHLLETASPEVYGTQFEKPWRIDVLPVLPPVWQMVVKSESSDQFTVISRLLKQVDEVVISTDADREGEVIGWSLLEYCGWRGPVFRLWLSALDESSIRAALAAIKPGSETKPLYYAGLGRSRADWLIGMNLTRLYTVKARDKGYDGLLSVGRVQTPVLAMVVNREREIATFVPKPYWQVWVALQSNGVRFSAQWVPAKMYVDEEKRCIHQDIAQQVAQLCKQTGKATVIEQETKREKEAAPLAFTMGTLQQACGRLWDMSPQKVLDIAQSLYETHKATSYPRTDCGFLPESMREEIPDVLSALVKIDPSLQALISQLDTRFVSRIWDDKKMTAHHGIIPTRHVCDMSKMSDQEKQVYVLIRRHYLAQFFPLHEVDFTRLSLNIGGQLFQTTGRVVVVPGWKRLFSQDDGEHKEAAADEKDQSLPMLVKGDNCGVAGSEVKALKTKPPQYFTFQSLIAAMMNAAAYVTDLTLKKVLKENAGLGTEATRGGIVETLLARNFISIKGRYLRATDIAMDLIDALPHALKEPGMTALWEQALDEVAKGSMTLDSFMSRQTQWICQLVSLGTQQDVVVRVPPTPACPLCGSKTRLRKGAKGAFYGCEKYPDCKGMINVPGQSKNAASKTRKKKQN
- a CDS encoding PFL_4669 family integrating conjugative element protein; the encoded protein is MAERVGKTTGALQSELKIELHTNYAINLWVGRRRVKQNDENSVAARPPIMGMPGFLHQAARINSDSLKNNPWADKTMLALEEKLNEASTLMHEEIASLDKEMNVLPRGVTLTEAVAKEPLDIKVYSNSPLGYRCVYLLIGFDQLAKQVLQAFHYGLISRNRRDQLLQGNGRSLRQIYSIVLKYRSVPVSRIDAIEQNEAWQKACEALGEPDRDVLLGKKRSIFSPPIHEASVNLLLMHDKARATPTSTNR
- a CDS encoding STY4528 family pathogenicity island replication protein yields the protein MGLPADSVIAFTLQRMEEGISRQGNSDSSSPVNERSGLLYLGNVHDAVPRRLFLDSRLSPLDKTAWVMIRLYAQQNDGAVFPTYDELQLQLASPHAEKASRETISRTLLMLRITGWLSLCKRVRDEYGRVRGNIYAQHDEPLSCRDAETFDPGWLDLVARSCEHKNKSVRMTALNVLEAIRNDPSMRHRHSRVSMIEARLDSPSTPSQLASLQRGMQPGSNSELSKKQGEIREKSLSSESELSDGNSNNTLSSESELSLKSKGYNQVRKSNCNVRSFTHSVNKKTYVPEGRDRLTLPEALLSRIKPHDADMLTRQLSVLPVEQASALLTMLNTQLKRGQLANPLGWLLSMMKCAREGRLVLPTEQTEQSTGSVALSETAKGRASATMTPTVERPAPELAESLPGQPASKASQERVSSLVSDIRARILNAGK